One segment of Rhodanobacter thiooxydans DNA contains the following:
- the merT gene encoding mercuric ion transporter MerT yields MENTQDSKKAGSGALLAGGIAALLASTCCLGPLVLITLGFSGAWIGNLTALEPYRPLFIGAALIAMVFAWRRIYRPATACAPGDVCAVPHVKTAYKVLFWIVAALVLLALTFPYLAPLFY; encoded by the coding sequence ATGGAAAACACCCAAGACTCCAAGAAGGCCGGTTCTGGCGCGCTTCTGGCCGGCGGGATCGCCGCGCTCCTAGCGTCGACCTGCTGCCTCGGCCCACTGGTGCTGATCACCCTCGGGTTCAGTGGCGCCTGGATCGGCAACCTGACGGCGCTCGAACCGTACCGGCCGCTCTTTATCGGTGCGGCGCTGATCGCGATGGTCTTCGCTTGGCGTCGCATCTACCGGCCCGCCACGGCCTGCGCGCCCGGTGACGTCTGCGCCGTGCCGCACGTCAAGACGGCCTACAAAGTGTTGTTCTGGATCGTCGCAGCCTTGGTGTTACTGGCACTGACCTTTCCCTATCTCGCCCCGTTGTTTTACTGA
- a CDS encoding carboxypeptidase-like regulatory domain-containing protein produces MNNSMHIEHPRSVRRRGFPAWSLVLAVVIGAGSVAVNAQSTTGHVFGMAPAGQTITAKSTTNGLNRHVKVDDKGRYTLGALPVGVYTVTLEKDGHAVEQRSNVKLVVGRGINIDFTCPQGGCAQSTGNE; encoded by the coding sequence ATGAACAACAGCATGCACATCGAGCACCCTCGCTCCGTGCGCCGTCGCGGTTTCCCGGCATGGAGCCTGGTGTTGGCGGTCGTCATCGGCGCCGGGTCCGTGGCGGTCAACGCGCAGTCCACTACAGGGCATGTCTTTGGCATGGCCCCGGCAGGCCAGACCATCACCGCGAAGAGCACCACGAACGGGCTCAATCGTCACGTCAAGGTGGATGACAAAGGCCGCTACACCCTCGGTGCACTGCCGGTTGGCGTGTATACGGTAACGCTGGAGAAGGACGGGCACGCCGTCGAGCAGCGGTCGAACGTCAAGCTGGTGGTGGGTCGCGGCATCAATATCGACTTCACCTGCCCGCAGGGCGGTTGCGCGCAATCCACAGGCAACGAGTAA
- a CDS encoding cold shock domain-containing protein, protein MRTHGTLTQWNDDRGFGFIEPTVGTGEIFVHISAFPRDGIRPRIGELVSFEIELRSDGKKRALRIMRPGSTATPRRARRTKPAATRQGPFAAIAGLLMLAAIGWYGYSRLATDRTQPPAPAAHAIQALPATPAPTFTCDGRTRCSQMTSCAEATFFLKQCPGTQMDGDGDGKPCESQWCDGSWAD, encoded by the coding sequence ATGCGCACCCATGGCACGCTGACCCAATGGAATGACGATCGCGGATTCGGCTTCATCGAGCCGACAGTGGGCACCGGGGAAATTTTCGTGCACATCTCCGCCTTCCCGCGGGACGGTATCCGCCCCCGCATCGGCGAACTCGTCTCCTTCGAGATCGAGCTGCGCAGCGACGGCAAGAAACGCGCGCTACGCATCATGCGTCCCGGCAGCACCGCCACACCGCGTCGCGCACGCCGCACGAAACCGGCGGCAACCCGCCAGGGTCCGTTTGCCGCCATCGCCGGCTTGCTGATGCTGGCTGCCATTGGCTGGTACGGCTACTCGCGGCTCGCAACGGACCGCACCCAACCACCTGCTCCGGCAGCGCATGCGATCCAGGCACTGCCTGCCACGCCCGCGCCAACCTTTACCTGCGACGGTCGCACCCGGTGTTCCCAGATGACCTCATGCGCCGAGGCTACCTTTTTCCTCAAGCAGTGCCCCGGCACACAGATGGACGGCGACGGCGATGGGAAGCCTTGCGAAAGTCAATGGTGCGACGGTAGTTGGGCTGATTGA
- the ada gene encoding bifunctional DNA-binding transcriptional regulator/O6-methylguanine-DNA methyltransferase Ada has product MKTSDKQTALAATIVADPRWAAVQARDARADGSFFYSVRTTGVYCRPSCAARPARPENVTFHATAAEAERAGFRPCRRCKPDQPSLAQQHAAIITAACRSIEQAETIPTLEQLAKPTGLSPFHFHRVFKAVTGVTPKQYAAAHRSRRVRSELGRSASVTEAIFDAGYNASSRFYETADQVLGMTPSSYRAGGADSAIRFAIGECSLGAILVAQSERGVCAILLGDDPDALARDLQDRFPKARLIGGDRDYEQLVAQVVGFVEAPAIGLDLPLDVRGTAFQQRVWQALREIPAGSTASYSEIARRIGSPTASRAVAQACASNMLAVAIPCHRVVRNDGGLSGYRWGVPRKRALLDREAQA; this is encoded by the coding sequence ATGAAAACCTCCGACAAACAGACCGCGCTTGCCGCCACCATCGTCGCCGACCCGCGCTGGGCCGCGGTGCAGGCGCGCGACGCGCGTGCCGACGGCAGCTTCTTCTATTCGGTGCGGACCACCGGCGTGTACTGCCGCCCGTCCTGCGCGGCGCGCCCGGCCCGGCCCGAGAACGTGACGTTCCACGCCACCGCCGCCGAGGCGGAACGCGCCGGCTTTCGCCCGTGCCGGCGCTGCAAGCCCGATCAGCCATCGCTGGCGCAGCAGCATGCGGCGATAATCACCGCCGCCTGCCGCTCGATCGAGCAGGCCGAGACGATACCCACCCTCGAACAACTGGCGAAGCCCACCGGGCTCAGCCCGTTCCACTTCCACCGCGTGTTCAAGGCCGTCACCGGCGTGACCCCGAAGCAGTACGCCGCGGCGCATCGCAGCCGTCGCGTGCGCAGCGAACTGGGGCGCAGCGCCTCGGTGACCGAGGCGATCTTCGATGCCGGCTACAACGCCAGCAGCCGTTTCTATGAAACCGCCGACCAGGTGCTGGGCATGACGCCTTCCAGCTATCGCGCCGGCGGCGCCGACAGCGCCATCCGCTTCGCCATCGGCGAATGCTCGCTGGGTGCGATCCTGGTGGCGCAGAGCGAACGCGGCGTGTGCGCGATCCTGCTCGGCGACGATCCGGACGCGCTGGCGCGCGATCTGCAGGATCGCTTCCCCAAGGCCAGGCTGATCGGCGGCGACCGCGACTACGAGCAACTGGTGGCGCAGGTCGTCGGCTTCGTCGAGGCGCCGGCGATCGGCCTGGACCTGCCGCTGGACGTGCGCGGCACCGCGTTCCAGCAGCGCGTGTGGCAGGCGCTGCGCGAGATACCCGCCGGCAGTACCGCCAGCTACAGCGAGATCGCGCGGCGCATCGGCTCGCCTACGGCGTCGCGGGCGGTGGCGCAGGCCTGCGCCAGCAACATGCTGGCGGTGGCGATCCCGTGCCATCGCGTGGTGCGTAACGACGGCGGCCTGTCTGGCTACCGCTGGGGCGTGCCACGCAAGCGCGCGCTGCTGGATCGCGAGGCGCAGGCATGA
- the alkB gene encoding DNA oxidative demethylase AlkB produces MITADLFAAAPAPVRQDEPLCEGAMVLRGFALAGEAALLQALGAVVAQAPFRHLVTPGGFRMSVAMTNAGPLGWVSDRRGYRYDPIDPDSGRPWPPMPPAFLQLADAAAAHAGFAGFMPDACLLNRYEAGTRLSLHQDRDERDMDQPIVSVSLGIPAVFLFGGLQRSDRAQRVPLAHGDVVVWGGPARLRYHGVLPLKPNHHDALGDVRINLTFRHAG; encoded by the coding sequence ATGATCACTGCCGATCTGTTCGCTGCTGCGCCCGCTCCTGTTCGCCAGGACGAGCCGCTGTGCGAGGGTGCGATGGTGTTGCGCGGGTTTGCCCTGGCCGGCGAGGCGGCGTTGCTGCAGGCGCTCGGTGCCGTTGTGGCGCAGGCGCCGTTCCGCCACCTGGTCACGCCCGGCGGTTTCCGCATGTCGGTGGCGATGACCAATGCGGGGCCGCTGGGCTGGGTCAGCGATCGCCGCGGTTACCGCTACGACCCGATCGACCCGGACAGCGGCCGACCCTGGCCACCAATGCCGCCGGCCTTCCTGCAACTGGCCGATGCCGCCGCGGCGCACGCCGGTTTCGCCGGCTTCATGCCGGATGCCTGCCTGCTCAACCGCTACGAAGCCGGCACCCGGCTGAGCCTGCACCAAGACCGCGATGAGCGCGACATGGACCAGCCGATCGTGTCGGTCTCGCTGGGCATCCCGGCGGTGTTCCTGTTCGGCGGCTTGCAGCGCTCGGATCGTGCGCAACGGGTGCCGCTGGCGCACGGCGACGTGGTCGTGTGGGGCGGTCCGGCGCGGCTGCGCTATCACGGCGTGCTGCCGCTGAAGCCGAATCACCACGATGCGCTGGGCGACGTTCGCATCAACCTGACGTTTCGCCATGCCGGCTGA
- a CDS encoding NAD(P)H-quinone oxidoreductase, with amino-acid sequence MQAIEITRPGNPDVLRLVERPIPQPGPGEVLIQVAAAGVNRPDVFQRQGNYAPPPGASDLPGLEVAGVLVEGDFSGNNPFGLRPGDPVCALLAGGGYAEYAVAPLPQCLPVPAGFSMVEAAALPENFFTVWSNVFERGQLGRGEGGARETLLVQGGSSGIGVTAIQLAHAFGHRVFATAGSAEKCAACERLGAERAINYRDEDFVTVVKQVTDNRGVDVILDMVAGDYIPREIDALATGGRLVFIATLGGSKATIDAGTIMRRRLTLTGSTLRARDVAFKAVLAVQLYEKVWPLLEAGTVRPVIHQVFPTAEAARAHALMESSAHIGKLMLAW; translated from the coding sequence ATGCAAGCCATCGAAATAACCCGCCCCGGCAATCCCGACGTGCTGCGTCTGGTCGAACGCCCGATCCCGCAACCGGGGCCGGGCGAGGTGCTGATCCAGGTGGCCGCGGCCGGGGTGAACCGGCCGGACGTGTTCCAGCGCCAGGGCAATTACGCGCCGCCGCCAGGTGCTTCCGACCTGCCCGGCCTCGAAGTGGCGGGCGTTCTGGTCGAAGGTGACTTCAGCGGTAACAACCCGTTTGGCCTCAGGCCGGGCGATCCTGTTTGCGCCCTGCTCGCCGGCGGCGGCTACGCCGAATACGCCGTGGCGCCACTGCCGCAATGCCTGCCGGTACCGGCAGGGTTCTCGATGGTCGAGGCGGCGGCACTGCCGGAGAATTTCTTCACGGTGTGGAGCAACGTGTTCGAACGCGGCCAGCTCGGCCGCGGCGAAGGTGGCGCACGGGAAACCCTGCTGGTGCAGGGTGGCTCCAGCGGCATCGGGGTCACCGCGATCCAGCTCGCGCATGCGTTCGGCCATCGGGTGTTCGCCACCGCCGGCAGCGCGGAGAAATGCGCGGCGTGCGAACGGCTCGGCGCGGAACGCGCGATCAACTATCGCGACGAGGATTTTGTCACCGTGGTGAAGCAGGTCACCGACAATCGCGGCGTGGACGTGATCCTTGACATGGTCGCCGGCGACTACATCCCGCGTGAGATCGACGCGCTGGCCACAGGCGGTCGGCTGGTCTTCATCGCCACCCTGGGTGGCAGCAAGGCCACCATCGACGCGGGTACGATCATGCGCCGGCGACTGACCCTCACCGGCTCCACCCTGCGCGCGCGCGATGTAGCCTTCAAGGCCGTGCTTGCCGTTCAGCTATACGAAAAGGTCTGGCCGCTGCTCGAAGCCGGCACGGTGCGGCCGGTGATCCATCAGGTCTTTCCCACCGCCGAAGCGGCTCGGGCGCATGCGCTGATGGAAAGCAGCGCGCATATCGGCAAGCTCATGCTGGCGTGGTGA
- the merR gene encoding Hg(II)-responsive transcriptional regulator: protein MGSHSEQVTIGAFAKAAGVNLETIRFYQRKGLLPEPDKPYGSIRRYGGVDIARVKFIKSAQRLGFSLDEIAQLLTLEDGTHCSEAAEFAARHLVDVRARLKDLKRMETVLSRLVAQCDSHRGTIACPLIASLHSG, encoded by the coding sequence ATGGGAAGCCATTCGGAGCAAGTGACCATTGGCGCATTTGCCAAAGCCGCCGGGGTCAACCTGGAAACCATTCGATTCTACCAACGCAAGGGCCTGCTCCCGGAACCGGATAAACCGTATGGCAGCATTCGTCGCTACGGTGGTGTGGATATCGCTCGGGTGAAATTCATCAAATCAGCCCAGCGGCTGGGTTTCAGCCTCGACGAAATCGCGCAGCTGCTCACGTTGGAGGATGGCACCCATTGCAGCGAGGCGGCGGAGTTCGCCGCGCGGCATCTGGTCGACGTGCGCGCGCGCCTGAAAGACCTCAAGCGCATGGAGACGGTCCTGTCCCGTCTGGTGGCTCAGTGCGATTCGCATCGCGGCACGATTGCCTGTCCCCTGATTGCCTCACTGCACAGTGGCTGA
- the merP gene encoding mercury resistance system periplasmic binding protein MerP: MNKLIALIALATAFTAPAWAATKTATLSVSGMTCAACPITVKKALSKVPGVEKTEILFDKKEAVVTFDDAKTSTQALVSATTDAGYPATVKN, translated from the coding sequence ATGAACAAACTCATCGCCCTCATCGCCCTTGCCACCGCCTTCACTGCACCTGCCTGGGCGGCCACGAAGACCGCCACCCTGTCGGTGTCCGGTATGACGTGTGCCGCGTGTCCCATCACCGTCAAGAAAGCGCTGTCCAAGGTTCCCGGTGTCGAAAAGACCGAGATCCTGTTCGACAAGAAGGAAGCCGTCGTGACCTTCGATGATGCCAAGACCAGTACCCAGGCACTCGTCAGTGCCACGACCGATGCGGGCTACCCCGCCACCGTCAAGAACTGA
- a CDS encoding transporter, whose translation MTTHPAATPTPHQRRLRRLAWSLSCAALLPLAARAQDTPPPAAIVPLPATPVPRQSQDDAWWTGPMLANSAATLPRGHVLVEPYIYDVSSPHADGYGSLTYLLYGLTDRLTVGLVPVLGYNRVDGPGGSSGLGLGDVSVQAQYRLTEVPAGSSRPTVSLLLQETLPSGKYDRLGRRPGNGLGSGATTTTLQVNTQTYFWLTNGRILRMRFNVAQSFSTRARVEDISVYGTPDGFRGHARPGRSFYVDAAWEYSLSQRWVLALDVTYRRSHGAHVRGYGVDDAQSSPLRLDGRSSEAFGFAPAVEYSGSPRLGVLFGTRVITGGHNTATTITPALAINYVH comes from the coding sequence ATGACGACGCACCCGGCAGCCACTCCGACTCCGCACCAGCGCCGCCTGCGCCGGCTGGCATGGAGTCTGTCCTGCGCTGCCCTATTGCCGCTCGCTGCACGGGCGCAGGACACGCCACCCCCTGCTGCCATCGTGCCGCTGCCCGCAACGCCGGTACCGCGCCAGTCACAGGACGATGCCTGGTGGACCGGGCCGATGCTGGCGAACTCCGCCGCGACCCTGCCGCGCGGCCACGTGCTGGTCGAGCCTTACATCTACGACGTTTCCTCGCCGCATGCCGACGGCTACGGTTCGCTCACCTACCTGCTCTACGGCCTCACCGACCGGCTGACGGTCGGCCTGGTGCCAGTGCTGGGATATAACCGCGTGGACGGTCCCGGCGGCAGCAGCGGTCTCGGGCTGGGCGATGTCAGCGTGCAGGCGCAGTACCGGCTGACCGAGGTGCCGGCAGGCAGTTCGCGTCCCACGGTCTCGCTGCTGTTGCAGGAAACCCTGCCGAGCGGCAAGTACGACCGGCTGGGCCGGCGCCCCGGCAACGGCCTGGGCAGCGGCGCGACCACCACCACGCTGCAGGTCAACACGCAAACGTATTTCTGGCTGACCAATGGCCGCATCCTGCGCATGCGCTTCAACGTGGCGCAGTCATTCTCCACGCGGGCGCGGGTCGAGGACATCAGCGTCTATGGCACCCCGGATGGCTTTCGCGGGCATGCCCGGCCGGGCCGTTCGTTCTACGTCGATGCGGCGTGGGAATACAGCCTGAGCCAGCGCTGGGTGCTGGCGCTGGACGTCACCTACCGGCGCAGCCACGGCGCCCACGTGCGCGGCTATGGCGTGGACGATGCGCAGTCATCCCCGCTACGCCTGGACGGCCGTTCCAGCGAGGCGTTCGGCTTCGCCCCGGCGGTCGAATACAGCGGGAGCCCCCGCCTCGGCGTGCTGTTCGGCACCCGCGTGATCACCGGCGGGCACAACACTGCGACCACGATCACGCCGGCGCTGGCGATCAACTACGTGCATTGA
- a CDS encoding PAS domain-containing protein, producing MTEPTTGSGTLAFLPDGSELAGLIRAFDWRGTGLGELQQWPEHLRAVVALMLRSAVPMTLQWGREGWMIYNDAYAVLAGSRHPQLLGRTIRDSWSELAEFRQHAVQQVLDGHTLAYRNEHLVLWQTGRPQDRWVDIDYSPVVDAAGLPVGVLAIVKDTTERFQSAQRLSIAQEAGGVGIFELYPQSGRFEVSGAFRRIWRLDDEVPVTAALMNSLVHPDDRHSSIASEMESTHRLAYREYRRVDPRSGEIRWIAVRGRAITVAGSAPRFVGIAADVTERRHTEQALVESERRWRRLVEQMDIKQVRHRNVRLLVAQLGEEAERQGRRSGGMVVLAEMLGKSSSQVSRFAAEKPVTPIGDRIAREIEQVFEKEHGWMDHVQWPAE from the coding sequence ATGACTGAACCAACAACCGGATCCGGCACGCTGGCCTTTCTTCCCGATGGCTCCGAACTGGCCGGACTGATCCGCGCCTTCGACTGGCGCGGCACGGGACTGGGCGAGTTGCAGCAGTGGCCGGAGCACCTGCGCGCGGTGGTGGCGTTGATGCTGCGTTCGGCGGTGCCGATGACGCTGCAGTGGGGGCGGGAAGGCTGGATGATCTACAACGATGCCTACGCCGTGCTGGCCGGATCACGCCATCCACAGTTGCTGGGCAGGACCATTCGCGACAGCTGGTCGGAGTTGGCTGAGTTCCGCCAGCATGCGGTGCAGCAGGTGCTCGATGGCCACACGCTCGCCTACCGCAATGAGCATCTGGTGCTGTGGCAGACTGGCCGGCCGCAGGATCGCTGGGTCGATATCGACTACAGCCCGGTGGTCGATGCGGCCGGCCTTCCGGTCGGCGTGCTGGCCATCGTCAAGGACACCACCGAACGGTTCCAGTCCGCGCAACGGCTGTCGATCGCCCAGGAGGCCGGCGGCGTGGGCATTTTCGAGTTGTATCCGCAGAGCGGCCGGTTCGAGGTTTCCGGCGCTTTCCGCCGCATCTGGAGGCTGGACGACGAGGTGCCGGTCACGGCCGCGCTGATGAACAGCCTGGTCCACCCGGACGACCGGCACAGTTCGATCGCCAGTGAAATGGAATCCACCCATCGGCTGGCCTACCGGGAATACCGGCGGGTGGATCCGCGCAGCGGGGAGATCCGCTGGATCGCCGTGCGCGGCAGGGCGATCACCGTGGCCGGGTCGGCGCCGCGCTTCGTCGGTATCGCCGCGGACGTGACCGAACGCCGGCATACCGAACAGGCGCTGGTGGAAAGCGAGCGTCGCTGGCGCCGGCTGGTCGAGCAGATGGACATCAAGCAGGTGCGCCACCGCAACGTGCGCCTGCTGGTGGCGCAGCTGGGCGAGGAGGCCGAGCGCCAGGGCCGGCGTTCCGGCGGCATGGTGGTACTGGCCGAGATGCTGGGCAAGTCGAGCTCGCAGGTCAGCCGCTTCGCCGCCGAAAAACCGGTCACGCCCATCGGCGACCGCATCGCGCGCGAGATCGAGCAGGTGTTCGAGAAGGAACACGGCTGGATGGATCACGTGCAGTGGCCGGCGGAGTAG
- a CDS encoding 2OG-Fe(II) oxygenase, translated as MNAQLRPVPKVDARLQAYDWTGIADELDAHGCAMLEALLSPQECVALAGLYADDGWFRSRVVMSRHGFGRGEYRYFDYPLPELVAELRGAIYRELVPIANRWNAALDSAVRYPATHDEFVERCHAAGQRRPTPLLLQYGAGDYNCLHQDLYGEHVFPLQLAIVLSEPGRDFSGGEFVLTEQRPRMQSRAEVVPLRQGDAVVFAVHQRPVQGTRGSYRVNMRHGVSRVRSGQRHTLGIIFHDAT; from the coding sequence ATGAATGCGCAGTTGCGCCCCGTCCCCAAAGTCGATGCGCGGCTGCAGGCATACGACTGGACCGGCATCGCCGATGAACTCGACGCACACGGCTGCGCGATGCTGGAAGCCCTGTTGTCACCGCAGGAGTGCGTGGCGCTGGCTGGCCTGTACGCGGACGATGGCTGGTTCCGCAGCCGCGTGGTGATGAGCCGTCATGGTTTCGGCCGTGGCGAATACCGCTACTTTGACTACCCGTTACCTGAGCTCGTGGCCGAGCTGCGCGGTGCGATCTATCGGGAGCTCGTGCCAATTGCGAACCGCTGGAATGCGGCGCTGGACAGCGCCGTTCGCTACCCCGCCACGCACGACGAATTCGTCGAACGCTGCCACGCCGCCGGCCAGCGGCGCCCTACCCCGTTGCTGCTGCAGTACGGCGCCGGCGACTACAACTGCCTGCACCAGGATCTGTACGGCGAGCACGTGTTTCCGCTGCAGCTGGCGATCGTGCTGTCCGAGCCGGGGCGCGATTTCAGCGGCGGCGAATTCGTGCTGACCGAGCAGCGACCGCGCATGCAGTCGCGCGCCGAGGTGGTGCCGCTGCGCCAGGGCGATGCGGTGGTGTTCGCGGTGCACCAGCGGCCAGTGCAAGGTACGCGCGGCAGCTACCGGGTGAACATGCGCCACGGCGTCAGCCGGGTGCGCAGCGGCCAGCGCCATACGCTTGGCATCATCTTTCACGACGCCACATGA
- a CDS encoding SDR family NAD(P)-dependent oxidoreductase, with protein MTLLTTTPAPTPLPDDADAALLERLRAAAELLESVAADRQLLDRLPAGDRQRLHQAVAQVYHPDPVARRIKLKAAEKARHASKVEAEETVLNQTGIRTLRRRPVFTTPNVFVPKGFLPRDVAPEDDAAQPRESVEPKHCYVCKQKYTAIHFFYDQLCPDCAAFNYAKRGELADLRGRVALLTGGRVKIGYQAGLKLLRAGAELIVTTRFPRDSAARYAEEPDFAEWGHRLQVYGLDLRHTPSVEAFCQELVATRPRLDFIINNACQTVRRPPEFYAHMMEGETAALHELPEHVRRLVGHYEGLRGTNILPEAGTAANLPGLTRAAELSQLPLLPEELLAQSHLFPEGRLDQDLQQVDLRQRNSWRLLMAEVPSVELLEVQLVNAIAPFIINARLKPLMLRTGERDKHIVNVSAMEGQFYRSFKTTRHPHTNMAKAALNMMTRTSATDYHNDGIHMNSVDTGWVTDEDPAELAAKKVLQERFHPPLDIVDGAARIVDPIIHGINTGEHVWGQFLKDYRPTDW; from the coding sequence ATGACTCTCTTGACCACCACGCCTGCCCCCACGCCCCTGCCCGACGACGCGGACGCCGCCCTGCTGGAACGCCTTCGTGCGGCGGCGGAGCTGCTGGAATCGGTGGCGGCCGACCGCCAGCTGCTGGACCGGTTGCCGGCAGGCGACCGCCAGCGCCTGCACCAGGCGGTGGCGCAGGTCTACCACCCCGACCCGGTGGCGCGGCGGATCAAGCTGAAGGCGGCCGAGAAGGCACGCCATGCCAGCAAGGTCGAGGCCGAGGAAACGGTGCTGAACCAGACCGGCATCCGCACGCTGCGGCGCAGGCCGGTGTTCACCACGCCGAACGTGTTCGTGCCGAAGGGGTTCCTGCCGCGCGACGTCGCGCCCGAGGACGACGCCGCACAGCCGCGCGAGTCGGTCGAACCAAAGCACTGCTACGTGTGCAAGCAGAAGTACACGGCCATCCACTTCTTCTACGACCAGCTGTGCCCGGATTGCGCCGCGTTCAACTATGCCAAGCGCGGCGAGCTGGCCGACCTGCGCGGCCGCGTGGCGCTGCTCACCGGCGGCCGCGTGAAGATCGGCTACCAGGCCGGGTTGAAGCTGCTGCGCGCCGGTGCCGAGCTGATCGTCACCACCCGCTTCCCGCGCGACTCGGCGGCACGCTACGCGGAAGAACCCGACTTTGCCGAGTGGGGCCACCGACTGCAGGTCTACGGCCTCGACCTGCGCCACACGCCCAGTGTCGAAGCATTCTGCCAGGAGCTGGTGGCCACCCGGCCGCGGCTGGACTTCATCATCAACAACGCCTGCCAGACCGTGCGTCGTCCACCGGAGTTCTACGCGCACATGATGGAAGGCGAGACCGCCGCGCTGCACGAGCTGCCCGAGCACGTGCGCCGGCTGGTCGGCCATTACGAAGGCCTGCGCGGCACGAACATCCTGCCCGAGGCCGGCACCGCGGCGAACTTGCCGGGTCTGACCCGCGCCGCCGAGCTGTCACAGCTGCCGCTGCTGCCGGAGGAACTGCTGGCGCAGAGCCACCTGTTCCCCGAAGGCCGGCTCGACCAGGACCTGCAGCAGGTCGACCTGCGCCAGCGCAACTCGTGGCGGCTGCTGATGGCCGAAGTGCCGTCGGTGGAATTGCTGGAGGTGCAGCTGGTCAACGCGATCGCGCCGTTCATCATCAACGCGCGGCTGAAGCCGCTGATGCTGCGCACGGGCGAGCGCGACAAGCACATCGTCAACGTGTCGGCGATGGAGGGCCAGTTCTACCGCAGCTTCAAGACCACCCGCCACCCGCACACCAACATGGCCAAGGCCGCGCTGAACATGATGACGCGCACCTCGGCCACCGATTACCACAACGACGGCATCCACATGAACAGCGTCGACACCGGCTGGGTGACCGACGAGGACCCCGCCGAACTGGCCGCGAAAAAGGTGCTGCAGGAACGCTTCCACCCGCCGCTGGACATCGTCGACGGCGCCGCGCGCATCGTCGACCCGATCATCCACGGCATCAACACCGGCGAGCACGTGTGGGGCCAGTTCCTGAAGGATTACCGGCCGACGGATTGGTGA
- the merC gene encoding organomercurial transporter MerC: MPIRNPLTRTADKAGVIGAIVTAMGCAACFPALASLGAAIGLGFLSQYEGVFIRYLLPLFAVIALLANLIGGLRHRQWPRMVLGMIGPVLVLAAALLMSTMGMPTAWLLYPGLVLMVVVSIWDLVSPPGKVHGGANQGPTCC, from the coding sequence ATGCCCATCCGTAATCCTCTGACGCGCACGGCCGACAAAGCCGGCGTGATCGGTGCCATCGTCACGGCGATGGGCTGCGCGGCGTGCTTTCCCGCCCTCGCCAGCCTGGGTGCCGCCATCGGGCTGGGCTTTTTGAGCCAGTACGAGGGCGTGTTCATCCGTTACCTGCTGCCACTGTTCGCCGTCATCGCCTTGCTGGCCAACCTGATCGGCGGACTTCGTCATCGGCAGTGGCCGCGGATGGTCCTTGGCATGATTGGTCCCGTCCTGGTGCTGGCGGCCGCCTTGCTCATGAGCACCATGGGGATGCCCACGGCGTGGTTGCTCTATCCCGGTCTGGTGTTGATGGTCGTGGTATCGATCTGGGATTTGGTATCCCCGCCGGGAAAAGTTCACGGCGGAGCGAACCAAGGCCCGACCTGTTGTTGA
- a CDS encoding pirin family protein has protein sequence MIERRPFDSLGGADHGWLKAKHHFSFAGYHDAKRMGWGALRVWNDDTIAPQTGFPPHPHADMEIITYVREGAISHQDSLGNAGRTEAGDVQVMSAGSGITHAEYNKENVTTRIFQIWIIPDENGKPPSWGARPFPKGDRSGRFVVLASGFKEDTEALPLRADARVLGATLKAGESTEYPLARGRYAYLVPATGKVELNGVKLDARDGAAIRDEATLKVTALEDAELVLVDVAA, from the coding sequence ATGATTGAACGCAGACCCTTCGACAGTCTCGGCGGAGCCGACCACGGCTGGCTCAAGGCCAAGCATCATTTTTCGTTCGCCGGCTACCACGACGCGAAGCGCATGGGCTGGGGCGCGCTGCGCGTGTGGAACGACGACACCATCGCGCCACAGACCGGCTTCCCGCCGCATCCGCACGCGGACATGGAGATCATCACCTACGTGCGCGAAGGCGCGATCAGCCACCAGGACAGCCTGGGCAATGCGGGGCGCACCGAGGCCGGCGACGTGCAGGTGATGAGCGCGGGCAGCGGCATCACCCACGCCGAGTACAACAAGGAGAACGTGACCACGCGGATCTTCCAGATCTGGATCATCCCCGACGAGAACGGCAAGCCGCCATCGTGGGGCGCGCGGCCGTTTCCCAAGGGCGATCGTTCCGGTCGTTTCGTGGTGCTGGCCAGTGGTTTCAAGGAAGACACCGAGGCGCTGCCGCTGCGCGCCGACGCGCGCGTGCTGGGCGCCACGCTCAAGGCTGGCGAAAGCACCGAGTACCCGCTGGCCCGCGGCCGCTACGCCTACCTGGTGCCGGCCACCGGCAAGGTCGAACTCAACGGTGTGAAGCTGGACGCCCGCGACGGCGCCGCGATCCGCGACGAGGCGACGCTGAAAGTGACTGCGCTGGAGGATGCGGAACTCGTGCTGGTCGACGTGGCTGCTTGA